The nucleotide window TGTCTGCACGCAGCAAGCGTTAGCGCGTGTCGCTTTGCCGCTCTTCATTCCGAAAATAGTTATATAGCGAACAGGAACTAATAACCAGAATGTATCAATGACGTATATTGTATTTTCACAATAGTTAGCAGTCTGTAGTCTTTAATATATCTCCTTTCGGTTCCTTCTGTCCATTCAGTAACATTTGTTCAGTTGTTCAGTTGTTCTTCAGTCTTGCATTTTCATAATATCATTTGTCAACGTCTATATACAAAGTAATTTCTGCAGATCGCGTTGTTAGAATTAGAAACTGGGAGTTATTTAAAGAGTAAAGCAATTAATGACAAACTGTCAAGTTTGAACTCTAAACTCTGTTTCACGCTAATTATTGCGGCAACATGTGTTGGTTTACTGCCACTTGCAgtaaatttcttttgtataTAGTGTAGTGTGATTAATTAAGCGGACGTTAACTTCTTACTTTTATAATAAAAGGCGATTACTGTGTAAGAATAACGATCATACGTTTGGtttaaaatgtattaaaaaatatcaaaagcttgttaacttattattttTAGCTATCATTTGATTTTTGCTaattaaacaacatttttatcgTTGCGTTTCAACGGTTTATCTTGATTGTACGACTAATACTCAGCAATGCAACCTGTTAGTGCAGATCAGAttttcattaaacaaaaaagtgtAAACTGTCTTTCTGAAGATTGAAAAGCATTGAACTAAATAATTCATTGCAATTACATAAACACTACATATCGATCTGTGCAAAAAACTCGACCcatatagttatatagattATAGGCTATACGTGGTCGTGTCATCAAATCACTGAGTTGCTGATGATTCACGattaaaaataagaaacaaaaatgcGTTTCCCATCGCCTCGTTGTTCAGGGCATGCTTTCACAGCAAAGTTTATGACGTAAATATAGCGCAATATCACACGACAATTGATGCATTTTTCCGGGAAAACGGCTCCACGACGCTCTGACATGTACAAAATGGAACGTTACAAGTTTTTAAGTGTAAATGGTAGTCCAATAACTTATCAATGTATAATGCATTTGTTAAACGCATTCTGAGTATGCATTCTATATTGTAGACTATATGTTACAtatagtcgtccttatttttgagtccagaccgatggtAACCCTGTATATATATGTTCTTTTAAGCATCTGACTTTTAACCACTCTGTAAGGCTTTGCCATTATGTTGCACGCTTATCGATCAAAGTCAGCTTTGTTATTTACGGCTTGCTATATATACAGCTGGTAAGACAAAATACGAGTTAAACGATACACGCTGGTGTCAACAATAAATTCAGGTGCAAATCCTGAATAACTATACAGAAACTGCacgtaaagaaaaaaaaagttcTTTAGGCCTACcttatcaatttttttctcgCAATTCTGGCATTCTAAAGCGTTGTATGTTATATAAGAAAATACCATAAAATCACGACAAGCAATTACGCTTTAATTCGAACCGCTGCCTTAACTTCGCGTATTTtatgattaattttttcagcCTCTCGCAGTCATTTCAGTTGCAACAGACGAACTTTTATGCTCGCTTGTACTTGGCCTTGGTTTTCTTGTTCTGTTCAATCTTCGCCACTGACCGTCTACGCAACAACAGCAGCAGTCAGACTCGTTGTACTCCATCGTCGAAGTGCTTCTACGTGTGACCCCATTGCCTAAAAAAGTATACAGGAAATTAGTGCGTCATACTTTGTCGCCAACACTGTAACTTCGTTGAATTTCTCAATTAAGAATACTACATTATGGAAACTAATCAATTAGCTATACTTACCAGTTACCACTCTTCAAATGTGCTTCACTGCACGTCAAAAAGTAACGTTTTATTAGGCACACGAACGCACGTATTGCAATCTGCACATGTTTAGGTACGGCTAAATTTAACTCGGGATCGAGTTTCGTTTGTTACGAAAAATATAGAATACGAGGGTTACTTAAAAATCCTTCAGTTCGAAACCACCAGCATGCTTCACTTtgaacaataatttttttttaatttatagtttCTATGGGAACGCCAACACGAGCGACAGATAAAGAAAAACCTTCCTATACACCCGGTATTGCTAATGTGCATAAGCGCGGTTATAAGTTCCTTCGcatttgtaattattttcaaatcaattgTAACCACTGGCAACAGTATAAAATAAACGTTTAGACGCACCAAGTAGTTTCGCTATTTATCTCTGCATGGTGGTATCTGCTTTGAGAAATCAACTTTCAACTTTCGAAATCATGCGCTGACTGGATTGGAAACTACCAGGTTTACTTTGGCCAACTTCCTTATGTAACAATAGTTTTGTCACGAAAATACTATCTATACTACCTGTCGTATCTGTTGTATTTTGCAATGCTGGTTTCCCCATCAAACGACGGCAAGCGTTAATCCATATTCTTCGAACCTCTTTTCTTCGTAAGCAGAAAAAATAGAACATGAACAATCCCTGcgaattgcaattattagttTTAAAACCTTTCGTCAAACGCGTACAATCGTAAAACGCGCAACAAGCACGTATTATGACGATGCCACAATAACTGCAATGACGTCAATCGCCTGTCAGCTAAGAGTTAAAACTAGTTTGGGAATATTTGATTTAAGTTTTGCTTTAATCGCTtgaagtaaaactaaaatatgctactaaattctgaaataaaagGATCGGCTTTGCTACGCCAGGCCAAATAGCCGATTGATTAAAGATCAAATGTATATACCGATCTAAAATATCATATAGAACATATATACAGAAAATATGACCAATACAGATggatttacaaaatttaatcGCTCCATTTGAATAATCGGTTGTCAGTTTAAATAAACTGcatcaaaataatttgcaaataCGACAGTTCTACTTCTTTGTCTGttgtttgatgacgtcatacctGAAGAGATGCGAATATGGTGAAGAGCCAGGCAAAAGCCAGTCTTGTCTCTTCTTCTTGCACCACAACAACTGGAATAGCGAACACCCAAGTCATTCCCATAAGCACTGCCACTAGTATGGCTCTCAGTACCTGGACCATAGGTGGTTCTTCTATGGATGAATTGATCTTTAaatagcaaaaagtttatgAGGATTTTTGTTTAGAACAAAAAGTATTGTAACTTATACTGCCAACGTTTTAAGGAATTGTACACTTGTTTGTGAAGAAATCGCCCAATTTGTTACTTAACCAAGctttttggtttttaattcaatttattgTAACGTaagtttgcaaataatttagATTAAACCggatgaaaaaaattaactcaGGTTTTCGTTTGTGggaaatatactgtatataattttttttcaaatctgtttattttgaataaaaggttttatttttaaggttTCTTTTTGTGAGTAAAAAGAAACTTAGTAAGGTTTATGTTAATCTGCTATAATGCATCAGCCAGGTTTGCAAATTAtctttgattttaaataatctgaaattaaatatataattttaacagttttacCTTAGTGCGGCCGCACGTGATAGCTCGTATAACCAGAACTGCCATAATGACGTTTCCTATGAAGATGATACCGATGATTAGGAGGAATCCAAAATATAGTCCGGGCCCATTGAGCCAGCAATAACCGTCTCCGACGTACGACGACCATTTATCGTGTTTAACGCATTctgtaaaagttgtttttgaaacaGGTTTTCAACAATTGCTAATTCGATATTGTTCAGCAGTTGCTTTTATTGCTTGGCTATGGAATGCCATGTAAAATCTTTAGCTTCAGCTATTGGTCGTAGGTAGGTTGCTATTTCAAAAGCAAATGTTTTTCCCCGCATTAAACGTTACCTGTATCATCTTGTTGCCATAACAACACTGACAGAGCCATCGTTGCAAAGACGACTAATCCTGTTATCAAATATACAGCTACCGCCACCTTGCGAGCTTGCACAACATTATGACGGTTGAAAGACGTCACAAAAGTTCTGCATAAAATCTTTATTAATATGCATATATTTCTTGAACGAATAGGCTACCATTCCTTTTGTTTAGAAATGTTAgggaataatcaaaaataataatattaatactTTATCACGTATTTTAATACTAGCTTACTAAGTTATATTTATATGTTTAACTAAGTCATAGTTATTCACCGAAACATTGTAATGCTTTCCACGGCCATCCATCCCCATGACGCTAGCAAGAAATAGTGAATAACAGCGGCAATGGAGACACATAATTCCCGCGGTTCGGTAAATTCGATCCCGATCAAGAACACAAGATAAGCGAGAAGTAAACACAAACACAAATTGATGTGGATGTCGGCAGAACGGATACGTCTTAGGTCCCTACAAGCACAACGACAAGAAAGAGATTGTTATCATTAATTCGTTAACAGCTTAATAAGCAGAATAGGCTAATTTTAAATATGGTAAAATGTTGTTAATAACTTGGCGGAAACAAACAAGGACAATCGGTGAGAACTTACGGTAATAAAAGAAAGAATAATATGGTCAGAAGGAGGCTCAGCACACAAATAATTAATCCAACTTGGCTCGCAATAGTCAATGGAATATGCTGAGACTGGTCATCAAAACTCTAAATTGACAACTGCATTAAAGTCCAAAAGgtaatttttgctgtttttgtcaAACTGTTACGTGTATTCCAATCAACCTGTGGTATCCAAGATACCGAAAGGTACGCCTGGATGAGTTGAGACATTATATGATAGGTAGGTGATACAGAAATGATTACAGAATTCTTGCAGAAAACTGTAGGGTACATCCCTTTATCGATTAGCTCAATTAGGCAATGTCACTTTCTCACCACAACAACGGCAAAGCTTGTTGTATGACTACAGGCGCAGTGAATGAGACTATCGTGGTCATTGTCGATATTGAAAGACTGACAACCAACTGTTGACCAAGTTTGTGTTTCCGGTTTGTAAAAACTGCATTCTTCAATGTAACAATCCTAAAGagtataaaatttatatacaaaaaattatcGATGACTGGTTTGTAATTACGATGAAATTCCTTGGATATTGGACTTGATGTGAGATGTGCCGAGCCCGACCTAGGACTCTCGCCACAAACGTCATCATTTTTAAGTGTTCTCACGAATTTCAGCTTCACTTTCGAGTTTACCCGAAAGTAGACATTTTGGAATAAGTAAGCAAAAAGTACTATTGTTGGCTCAGAATTCTTTTTCAAAGATATCATAAAGCTTAGCTTCTGTACATTGACAAAAAGAGTTTGGGAAAAGCCACTAAGAGAGAATGTGAAAAATAAGTAAATGTGGAGCACATAGCCAGTGGGTTCGGTGATTATGCAGAAAGGGAGAAAAttggtttaattaaaatggtCATGTGCCTTGTGTAGTTTTCGTTCATTGGTAGAAGTGCAATGCTTGTCTAAGCTTTAGTGGAACACAACcataattgttttaaagcaaCACCACCTTGCTCCTTGACTTTATACCGGTAATTGTTTTTACACCCGCTGTAGCCTACAAGCATTTTGGAATTTATAGATGGTGCAGAGAATGTCGCGCGTATCGTATCACGCGCAATCTTTCGgttggtttattttaaaaatgcaaaagtctATACATTATACGAGTTTAACTTGGGAAAGTTAACATGGCTTTATTATACCCATTTGTTGTCATTGTTTACACAATTTGGTAATATACGAGTTTATGGTCCTGAAAGGTCTATCTTAAGATTTGTGTCtgtcaaatatttttacactACAGTATTTAATACGTACAATCGTACATCTATGCTTTAATGTACTGAAGACGTAGCCTACAGGTTACAATGTTCCGATGAAGACATTTTTCGTAGGGTTGAAATTCTTTGTCTTATGCTGACGTCATACGTTCGGGCTCGGCTCGGGTTTCCAGAAATTTTAAAGTCGTTAGCTACAGtagttttcatatttttacaaCCGTGTTATTTCATATTTCCACAAACCTTGTctaattattttctgtttaaccagacaaaaaaatttatacaacCTGACTAAAATTGCTCTTCTCGAAAGCATATGTTAAAGGCACGCTAACTTTGGTTTCATTGTCGTACAATACAGTTGCTGTAACGACCTGAAACAACATTATTGTGTGTTGTAAAACTATTGTAGCAGATGTTCAACAATGTCTTAGTTAATATCAATCACTTACTTTTCCAACGTTTCCTTTTGCCGATGGAAACAAGCTTGAATTGTTGTAAGTGATAAAAACTGTCGTTAGGCTTGTAACTTGTGCGCTGGAATTGTTTGCTGGCTCTAACACAGATCGAATAGTCTCGCTGGCAATCTTCACGTAAGGAGAATTGCCAGTTATTCCAGATGTTTGTTTGCTGAATGATCTTGGTGATACATATATGACATCATTgttatgattttttttgtcATCCATATCAATCTTCGAAGCCTGAAGTACAATAGAACagctttgtgttttttacTTCTTTGCGTAACAATACAATTCAGTTGAAGTTTTTGTCTACCGGTACATACAGTTTTTGTTTgctagaaaaaaatatttattctaCCTTGACATCCATGTGGCCGGTTGAGAAGATGTATGTTGGTTCACTTGAACTTAGACTGACCCTTCCGACAAAAGTTTCCACCAAAGACACAAGGtctgttttttcattttctttgccGCTGGACGATGTTGCATACGTCACTTGCAATGACGTAGCAGTGGTGATGATGTCATTAAGCATTTTGTCCGTGATCTGCTTGTTGTACACAATTTTGTTGAATGTTTCAATTCAAGACCGTTTTGCTATGTTTACATCATTCTTGATACGACCAGATCTTACAATGTGACCTGAAGTAGCTTTAAATACTTACAGTTGACTCCGTTTCGGAAGTACTGTCCTGGTAACTTGTAACGTTACCGACGCTTCGCAAAATATGTACAgcatttgtgacgtcattatcgGTTAAAAGACTTGGTTGTGAAGTCAGAAGCCTCACGTTTGCCGTCAATGAACTTAGTTGATCCGGCGATCCATAGCGAGTGTCAACATGACTGGACAGCTTCATAAGTTAAATAAAGTTGATTTGATAAATAACGAAATCCTCCGGCAGGAACCGGTAATACGTAACGACGTATAACATCTGCGTGTGCTGCATAGTTATGAAGGTGATCCTGTTACG belongs to Clavelina lepadiformis chromosome 6, kaClaLepa1.1, whole genome shotgun sequence and includes:
- the LOC143461698 gene encoding adhesion G-protein coupled receptor G7-like isoform X2 yields the protein MDYIFNFVLLTILLTVSWKETDALFCYSCDEASTDAVSANIKCNENHPMECGKLQSRCGTAISSVGIMKGCVEACPTRRGDADGGFQCSDCDTDLCNSELTDVKSSGETSIHKITLSPYTFTLVWRPATFWEANMECLKLGQSMASIRDSDIQSFLERKIASMRKPDTDISNDKLWMGAQKAGNLWYWNDRGDYIPPPKSAVSCPQNSLKYQNWNAESFAVTFPNDRQLCGMFNLSPVLGAWSPESCGERAAGFVCQSMKYNSQTVGYIQSALVSGMIYTFNSTPKNFYDARNSCMMLGGVLSNPSDQQSQKQVTNQLIFAINSTEYWSDRLCGDEPPSMRSLVSDEGLPCSKLMPFMCEKVFKKEDCMNKPDGILNIERSTRRSETQTLTTKGKEPSPLHFVTTKAATTEKIITTPQAERDDVMLSCAPENFTRNSNVFSFPDAHYKTFSDSMEKCSSGQPMASVFCGFISGIVKYDVTTLATTSCEETLEEIANKLSSHVDTRYGSPDQLSSLTANVRLLTSQPSLLTDNDVTNAVHILRSVGNVTSYQDSTSETESTITDKMLNDIITTATSLQVTYATSSSGKENEKTDLVSLVETFVGRVSLSSSEPTYIFSTGHMDVKASKIDMDDKKNHNNDVIYVSPRSFSKQTSGITGNSPYVKIASETIRSVLEPANNSSAQVTSLTTVFITYNNSSLFPSAKGNVGKVVTATVLYDNETKVSVPLTYAFEKSNFSQDCYIEECSFYKPETQTWSTVGCQSFNIDNDHDSLIHCACSHTTSFAVVVSFDDQSQHIPLTIASQVGLIICVLSLLLTILFFLLLPDLRRIRSADIHINLCLCLLLAYLVFLIGIEFTEPRELCVSIAAVIHYFLLASWGWMAVESITMFRTFVTSFNRHNVVQARKVAVAVYLITGLVVFATMALSVLLWQQDDTECVKHDKWSSYVGDGYCWLNGPGLYFGFLLIIGIIFIGNVIMAVLVIRAITCGRTKINSSIEEPPMVQVLRAILVAVLMGMTWVFAIPVVVVQEEETRLAFAWLFTIFASLQGLFMFYFFCLRRKEVRRIWINACRRLMGKPALQNTTDTTGNGVTRRSTSTMEYNESDCCCCCVDGQWRRLNRTRKPRPSTSEHKSSSVATEMTARG
- the LOC143461698 gene encoding adhesion G-protein coupled receptor G7-like isoform X3: MDYIFNFVLLTILLTVSWKETDALFCYSCDEASTDAVSANIKCNENHPMECGKLQSRCGTAISSVGIMKGCVEACPTRRGDADGGFQCSDCDTDLCNSELTDVKSSETSIHKITLSPYTFTLVWRPATFWEANMECLKLGQSMASIRDSDIQSFLERKIASMRKPDTDISNDKLWMGAQKAGNLWYWNDRGDYIPPPKSAVSCPQNSLKYQNWNAESFAVTFPNDRQLCGMFNLSPVLGAWSPESCGERAAGFVCQSMKYNSQTVGYIQSALVSGMIYTFNSTPKNFYDARNSCMMLGGVLSNPSDQQSQKQVTNQLIFAINSTEYWSDRLCGDEPPSMRSLVSDEGLPCSKLMPFMCEKVFKKEDCMNKPDGILNIERSTRRSETQTLTTKGKEPSPLHFVTTKAATTEKIITTPQAERDDVMLSCAPENFTRNSNVFSFPDAHYKTFSDSMEKCSSGQPMASVFCGFISGIVKYDVTTLATTSCEETLEEIANKLSSHVDTRYGSPDQLSSLTANVRLLTSQPSLLTDNDVTNAVHILRSVGNVTSYQDSTSETESTQITDKMLNDIITTATSLQVTYATSSSGKENEKTDLVSLVETFVGRVSLSSSEPTYIFSTGHMDVKASKIDMDDKKNHNNDVIYVSPRSFSKQTSGITGNSPYVKIASETIRSVLEPANNSSAQVTSLTTVFITYNNSSLFPSAKGNVGKVVTATVLYDNETKVSVPLTYAFEKSNFSQDCYIEECSFYKPETQTWSTVGCQSFNIDNDHDSLIHCACSHTTSFAVVVSFDDQSQHIPLTIASQVGLIICVLSLLLTILFFLLLPDLRRIRSADIHINLCLCLLLAYLVFLIGIEFTEPRELCVSIAAVIHYFLLASWGWMAVESITMFRTFVTSFNRHNVVQARKVAVAVYLITGLVVFATMALSVLLWQQDDTECVKHDKWSSYVGDGYCWLNGPGLYFGFLLIIGIIFIGNVIMAVLVIRAITCGRTKINSSIEEPPMVQVLRAILVAVLMGMTWVFAIPVVVVQEEETRLAFAWLFTIFASLQGLFMFYFFCLRRKEVRRIWINACRRLMGKPALQNTTDTTGNGVTRRSTSTMEYNESDCCCCCVDGQWRRLNRTRKPRPSTSEHKSSSVATEMTARG
- the LOC143461698 gene encoding adhesion G-protein coupled receptor G7-like isoform X1, which gives rise to MDYIFNFVLLTILLTVSWKETDALFCYSCDEASTDAVSANIKCNENHPMECGKLQSRCGTAISSVGIMKGCVEACPTRRGDADGGFQCSDCDTDLCNSELTDVKSSGETSIHKITLSPYTFTLVWRPATFWEANMECLKLGQSMASIRDSDIQSFLERKIASMRKPDTDISNDKLWMGAQKAGNLWYWNDRGDYIPPPKSAVSCPQNSLKYQNWNAESFAVTFPNDRQLCGMFNLSPVLGAWSPESCGERAAGFVCQSMKYNSQTVGYIQSALVSGMIYTFNSTPKNFYDARNSCMMLGGVLSNPSDQQSQKQVTNQLIFAINSTEYWSDRLCGDEPPSMRSLVSDEGLPCSKLMPFMCEKVFKKEDCMNKPDGILNIERSTRRSETQTLTTKGKEPSPLHFVTTKAATTEKIITTPQAERDDVMLSCAPENFTRNSNVFSFPDAHYKTFSDSMEKCSSGQPMASVFCGFISGIVKYDVTTLATTSCEETLEEIANKLSSHVDTRYGSPDQLSSLTANVRLLTSQPSLLTDNDVTNAVHILRSVGNVTSYQDSTSETESTQITDKMLNDIITTATSLQVTYATSSSGKENEKTDLVSLVETFVGRVSLSSSEPTYIFSTGHMDVKASKIDMDDKKNHNNDVIYVSPRSFSKQTSGITGNSPYVKIASETIRSVLEPANNSSAQVTSLTTVFITYNNSSLFPSAKGNVGKVVTATVLYDNETKVSVPLTYAFEKSNFSQDCYIEECSFYKPETQTWSTVGCQSFNIDNDHDSLIHCACSHTTSFAVVVSFDDQSQHIPLTIASQVGLIICVLSLLLTILFFLLLPDLRRIRSADIHINLCLCLLLAYLVFLIGIEFTEPRELCVSIAAVIHYFLLASWGWMAVESITMFRTFVTSFNRHNVVQARKVAVAVYLITGLVVFATMALSVLLWQQDDTECVKHDKWSSYVGDGYCWLNGPGLYFGFLLIIGIIFIGNVIMAVLVIRAITCGRTKINSSIEEPPMVQVLRAILVAVLMGMTWVFAIPVVVVQEEETRLAFAWLFTIFASLQGLFMFYFFCLRRKEVRRIWINACRRLMGKPALQNTTDTTGNGVTRRSTSTMEYNESDCCCCCVDGQWRRLNRTRKPRPSTSEHKSSSVATEMTARG